In Microbacterium cremeum, a genomic segment contains:
- a CDS encoding glycosyltransferase family 2 protein → MQRSEATAPLDDIAAVPAQGYADDFEAVLDDTSVHRSTIGCVIPAYNEEESIAQVIESLLGQTRVPDAIHVVVNNTSDRTVSIASGYAGPHEIVTELGEQFTEVFVHDIGKNPDKKVGALNYGYTLVEGYDYLLGVDGDTVADAKAVEYLEGEATSDTRIGGISAIYSIDDKPIKGSIAKFLITGQRAQFAAFNLHNLLRGRNMAVLGGQFSIFSTHALREVMKENHQSTPWVKDSEVEDSLLSLQIKSAGYLTKISPFARADVGGMTTLRALDAQQVKWTYGAIELMWPGQRGDTKGQPLHPNLRVRWLENFGMLTNLFVRVAFMVLLAGSLSIGAFVFSPWWLLPPVVAILLNTRMALTMKNRDVRDVLFAVTLVPAEMYMWLRLSYFARSWTRFLSRKKVDNWAMQAKAERGAGLGHWTPLVVVVATIIAMAVIWSMLGPMVQSTILWIGWPIVGAVTVLQTLSMFFKLIRRQHGYKV, encoded by the coding sequence ATGCAGCGCAGCGAGGCGACCGCCCCGCTCGACGACATCGCAGCGGTCCCGGCGCAGGGCTACGCCGACGACTTCGAGGCCGTGCTCGACGACACCTCGGTGCACCGCTCGACCATCGGCTGCGTCATCCCGGCGTACAACGAGGAGGAGTCGATCGCCCAGGTGATCGAGTCGCTGCTCGGCCAGACACGCGTTCCCGACGCGATCCACGTGGTCGTCAACAACACGTCCGACCGCACCGTCAGCATCGCGTCCGGTTACGCCGGCCCGCACGAGATCGTCACCGAGCTCGGCGAGCAGTTCACCGAGGTGTTCGTCCACGACATCGGAAAGAACCCCGACAAGAAGGTCGGGGCCCTCAACTACGGCTACACGCTCGTCGAGGGCTACGACTACCTCCTCGGCGTCGACGGCGACACGGTCGCCGATGCCAAGGCCGTCGAGTACCTCGAGGGCGAGGCGACCTCCGACACCCGCATCGGCGGCATCTCGGCGATCTACTCGATCGACGACAAGCCGATCAAAGGCAGCATCGCGAAGTTCCTCATCACCGGCCAGCGCGCCCAGTTCGCCGCGTTCAACCTGCACAACCTGCTGCGCGGACGCAACATGGCGGTGCTGGGCGGCCAGTTCTCGATCTTCTCGACGCACGCGCTGCGCGAGGTCATGAAGGAGAACCACCAGTCGACGCCGTGGGTCAAGGACTCCGAGGTCGAGGACTCGCTGCTGTCGCTGCAGATCAAGAGCGCCGGCTACCTAACGAAGATCAGCCCGTTCGCCCGCGCCGACGTCGGCGGCATGACCACCCTTCGCGCGCTGGACGCCCAGCAGGTGAAGTGGACGTACGGCGCGATCGAGCTGATGTGGCCCGGACAGCGCGGCGACACCAAGGGCCAGCCGCTCCACCCGAACCTGCGGGTGCGCTGGCTCGAGAACTTCGGCATGCTCACCAACCTGTTCGTGCGGGTGGCGTTCATGGTGCTGCTGGCCGGCTCGCTTTCGATCGGGGCGTTCGTCTTCTCGCCGTGGTGGCTGCTGCCGCCGGTCGTCGCGATCCTGCTGAACACGCGCATGGCGCTCACGATGAAGAACCGCGACGTGCGCGACGTGCTGTTCGCCGTGACTCTCGTGCCCGCCGAGATGTACATGTGGCTGCGCCTCAGCTACTTCGCCCGGTCGTGGACGCGCTTCCTGTCGCGCAAGAAGGTCGACAACTGGGCGATGCAGGCCAAGGCCGAGCGCGGTGCCGGACTCGGCCACTGGACGCCGCTCGTCGTCGTCGTGGCCACCATCATCGCGATGGCGGTGATCTGGTCGATGCTCGGCCCGATGGTGCAGTCGACCATCCTGTGGATCGGCTGGCCGATCGTCGGAGCCGTCACCGTGCTCCAGACGCTGTCCATGTTCTTCAAGCTCATCCGTCGTCAGCACGGATACAAGGTCTGA
- a CDS encoding mechanosensitive ion channel domain-containing protein, which yields MADIVSQPWFWPAVIVSVGLPLALIGLTEFHNALARRGSRAAPIVLMVRNYLVPVAGVLVLLSQPGAWEGTGTWPKVVWTIFGLLVIVVTINAIDHLVFHRAEKGSWRDRFPTIFSDLIRFVFIVLGIAAVFWWVWDADVAGVFAALGITSIVVGLALQNAVGSIVSGLFLVFESPFELGDWIETGGTRGQIVQVNWRAVHLETGNGTVVMPTAELAGGSFVNLSRNPEPYAATTEVAFGSDDPPGRVRELLVAVARDIPLLAPGHEPTATTLTGGRYSIAIPLETPGDRDAALDVFATRLWYAARRADLHLDGDLSDDWRTTTRLQDALRQIAATLSLKAGEADALAAHAWLERYCAGESLLRPGAVPAATRFILSGTVELGIPTDDAGFVQVATLGRDDAVGLTALSRTATISRALAMSEVDVIALPVEVLDDIVRAHPVVAREIVRESENRVRRAREALQAVGEQLPHGRRVLG from the coding sequence ACCGAGTTCCACAACGCCCTCGCCCGCCGCGGAAGCCGCGCCGCCCCGATCGTGCTGATGGTGCGCAACTACCTCGTCCCGGTCGCCGGCGTGCTCGTGCTGCTGAGCCAGCCCGGCGCGTGGGAGGGCACCGGCACGTGGCCGAAGGTCGTGTGGACGATCTTCGGGCTGCTGGTGATCGTGGTGACGATCAACGCCATCGACCATCTCGTCTTCCACCGTGCCGAGAAGGGGTCGTGGCGCGACAGGTTCCCGACGATCTTCAGCGACCTCATCCGGTTCGTCTTCATCGTGCTCGGCATCGCCGCGGTGTTCTGGTGGGTGTGGGACGCCGACGTCGCCGGCGTGTTCGCCGCGCTCGGGATCACCTCGATCGTGGTGGGCCTCGCCCTGCAGAACGCGGTGGGGTCGATCGTGTCGGGCCTGTTCCTCGTGTTCGAGTCGCCGTTCGAGCTGGGCGACTGGATCGAGACGGGCGGCACACGCGGGCAGATCGTGCAGGTGAACTGGCGGGCGGTGCACCTCGAGACCGGCAACGGCACGGTCGTGATGCCGACGGCCGAGCTCGCGGGCGGCTCGTTCGTGAACCTCTCGCGCAACCCCGAGCCGTATGCCGCCACGACCGAGGTCGCGTTCGGCAGCGACGACCCGCCCGGCCGCGTGCGGGAGCTCCTGGTGGCGGTCGCGCGCGACATCCCGCTGCTCGCGCCGGGACATGAGCCCACCGCGACGACGCTCACCGGAGGGCGCTATTCGATCGCGATCCCGCTGGAGACACCGGGCGATCGGGACGCCGCGCTCGACGTGTTCGCGACGCGGCTGTGGTACGCGGCCCGGCGCGCCGACCTGCACCTCGACGGCGACCTGAGCGACGACTGGCGCACGACCACGCGTCTGCAGGACGCGCTGCGGCAGATCGCCGCGACGCTGAGCCTCAAGGCGGGCGAGGCCGACGCGCTCGCCGCCCACGCGTGGCTCGAGCGGTACTGCGCGGGGGAGTCGCTGCTGCGCCCGGGCGCGGTCCCGGCGGCGACGCGATTCATCCTGTCGGGCACCGTGGAGCTGGGCATCCCGACCGACGACGCGGGGTTCGTGCAGGTCGCCACGCTCGGCAGGGACGATGCCGTCGGCCTCACGGCGCTCTCGCGCACGGCGACGATCTCCCGCGCGCTCGCGATGAGCGAGGTCGACGTCATCGCGCTGCCCGTCGAGGTGCTCGACGACATCGTGCGCGCGCACCCGGTCGTGGCGCGCGAGATCGTGCGCGAGAGCGAGAACCGCGTGCGCCGCGCCCGCGAGGCGCTGCAGGCCGTGGGCGAGCAGCTTCCGCACGGCCGCCGCGTGCTCGGCTGA
- a CDS encoding response regulator transcription factor, giving the protein MSTPSDELKTAVIIEDDAEIRHVLAEVLESSGFSTVSVGNGIDGVRAVLTYKPLLTTIDVNMPGIDGIEAAKRIRAQSDTFIIMLTGLSDEADVIAGLGAGADDYLLKPFRPRELRARVEALLRRARAGGEAPATAPPAPSQGSVGPSFPAVRPATSSIPTAPAPDLADSAGPTPPPAVVLPADEASLPAPATDGVDGEWLEHRDLRLHPENRIVLIGGDELDLTRTEFDLLATLLESKRRVRSKADLTLVLRGESYVTSYFVGDADKRAVEAHMTNLRRKLGDSAANPRYIETVRGVGYRLTSEVV; this is encoded by the coding sequence TTGAGCACCCCTTCCGACGAGCTGAAGACAGCCGTCATCATCGAGGACGACGCCGAGATCCGGCACGTGCTGGCCGAAGTGCTCGAATCGTCCGGTTTCTCGACCGTCTCGGTCGGCAACGGCATCGACGGCGTGCGGGCGGTGCTGACCTACAAGCCGCTGCTGACCACGATCGACGTGAACATGCCGGGGATCGACGGCATCGAGGCGGCCAAGCGCATCCGCGCGCAGTCCGACACGTTCATCATCATGCTCACCGGCCTGAGCGACGAGGCCGACGTCATCGCGGGGCTCGGGGCGGGCGCCGACGACTATCTCCTGAAGCCGTTCCGCCCGCGCGAGCTGCGAGCGCGCGTCGAAGCGCTCCTGCGCCGAGCGCGCGCGGGCGGCGAGGCGCCGGCGACCGCGCCACCCGCCCCGTCGCAGGGCAGTGTGGGTCCGTCCTTCCCCGCCGTCCGTCCCGCGACCTCGAGCATCCCGACCGCGCCGGCCCCCGACCTCGCCGACTCCGCGGGCCCGACCCCGCCGCCGGCCGTCGTGCTGCCGGCGGACGAGGCATCCCTCCCCGCCCCGGCCACGGACGGCGTCGACGGCGAGTGGCTCGAGCATCGCGACCTGCGTCTTCACCCCGAGAACCGGATCGTCCTGATCGGCGGCGACGAGCTCGATCTCACGCGCACCGAGTTCGATCTGCTCGCCACCCTGCTGGAGTCGAAGCGGCGCGTGCGCAGCAAGGCGGATCTGACGCTCGTGCTCCGCGGCGAGTCCTACGTCACCAGCTACTTCGTCGGGGATGCCGACAAGCGGGCGGTCGAGGCGCACATGACGAATCTGCGCCGCAAGCTGGGCGACAGCGCAGCCAATCCGCGCTACATCGAGACGGTGCGCGGCGTCGGCTACAGGCTGACCTCCGAAGTCGTCTGA
- the truA gene encoding tRNA pseudouridine(38-40) synthase TruA: MRIRLDIAYDGTHFRGWACQPGLRTVQETLESALARVLGREPRLVVAGRTDAGVHASGQVAHVDLDDGQRERLLSRRGRGGDAVADRVAALAARLTGVVGAYSDVAVTRTREAPEGFDARFSAVWRRYEYRIADQTAGYDPLERHRTTTVRATLDEGAMDAAARALVGLHDFAAYCKPREEATTIRTLLEFDWRRDGAGVLVANVKADAFCHSMVRALVGACVAVGEGRLDADDVVDIRDARERVPEVKVLAARGLTLTEVGYPADDLLALRAEQTRARRDRV; this comes from the coding sequence GTGCGGATCCGGCTCGACATCGCGTATGACGGCACGCACTTCCGGGGGTGGGCCTGCCAGCCGGGGCTGCGCACGGTGCAGGAGACCCTCGAATCGGCGCTCGCCCGCGTGCTCGGCCGTGAGCCGCGACTGGTCGTCGCCGGGCGCACCGATGCGGGTGTGCACGCCAGCGGGCAGGTGGCGCACGTCGACCTCGACGATGGGCAGCGCGAGCGCCTGCTTTCGCGTCGCGGGCGGGGCGGGGATGCCGTCGCCGACCGCGTGGCCGCTCTCGCCGCACGCCTGACCGGCGTCGTCGGCGCCTACTCCGATGTCGCGGTCACGCGAACGCGCGAGGCCCCCGAGGGGTTCGACGCGCGGTTCTCGGCGGTGTGGCGGCGCTACGAGTACCGCATCGCCGACCAGACGGCCGGGTACGACCCTCTCGAGCGCCATCGCACCACCACGGTCCGCGCGACGCTCGACGAGGGGGCGATGGATGCCGCGGCCCGCGCCCTCGTCGGACTGCACGACTTCGCCGCCTACTGCAAGCCGCGGGAGGAGGCGACCACGATCCGCACGCTGCTCGAGTTCGACTGGCGCCGTGACGGCGCCGGCGTGCTCGTGGCCAACGTCAAGGCCGACGCGTTCTGCCACAGCATGGTGCGGGCACTCGTGGGGGCGTGCGTCGCCGTCGGCGAGGGCCGGCTGGACGCCGACGACGTCGTCGACATCCGGGACGCGCGCGAGCGCGTCCCCGAGGTGAAGGTGCTGGCGGCACGCGGGCTCACGCTGACCGAGGTCGGCTACCCCGCGGACGACCTGCTGGCGCTGCGCGCCGAGCAGACCCGCGCACGGCGCGACCGCGTCTGA
- a CDS encoding endonuclease/exonuclease/phosphatase family protein — MKVISYNLRKHRAAGELIHLVERHGADVLCLQEADTTDIPAEISGLRLADSTQRNRLGLAVYYRENTYRAVDVRALALKKSLHDRVLKPAEERLLGVRLHDIDENIDVIVASFHAAPLTALNSLRRHQIRTALAELQQLGEGLPALMVGDYNYPVFKEHLGQHVREQGYELNLSDSRTYTRYRFFRGHYDFATSVGFEIDRVRTLPQGRSDHLPILVTAHPAAGVRREVEVAEIDVA; from the coding sequence ATGAAGGTCATCTCGTACAACCTGCGCAAGCATCGCGCCGCGGGGGAGCTCATCCACCTGGTCGAACGTCACGGTGCGGATGTGCTCTGTCTGCAGGAAGCCGACACGACGGACATCCCCGCCGAGATCTCGGGGCTGCGGCTGGCGGACTCGACCCAGCGCAACCGTCTCGGCCTCGCGGTGTACTACCGCGAGAACACGTACCGGGCGGTGGACGTGCGGGCGCTCGCCCTGAAGAAGTCGCTCCACGATCGCGTGCTCAAACCCGCCGAGGAACGACTGCTGGGTGTCCGGCTGCACGACATCGACGAGAACATCGACGTCATCGTCGCCTCGTTCCATGCCGCACCGCTCACCGCGCTGAACTCGCTGCGGCGCCACCAGATCCGCACCGCGCTCGCCGAGCTGCAGCAGCTGGGTGAGGGGCTCCCCGCCCTCATGGTCGGCGACTACAACTACCCCGTGTTCAAGGAGCACCTCGGACAGCACGTGCGCGAGCAGGGGTACGAGCTCAACCTCAGCGACTCGCGCACCTACACGCGCTATCGCTTCTTCCGCGGCCACTACGACTTCGCGACCTCGGTCGGGTTCGAGATCGACCGGGTGCGCACGCTCCCGCAGGGGCGCAGCGACCACCTTCCGATCCTCGTCACGGCGCACCCCGCGGCGGGTGTGCGCCGCGAGGTCGAGGTCGCCGAGATCGACGTCGCCTGA
- a CDS encoding glycoside hydrolase family 6 protein — MATSRRRIAVWAAIGAIVAAAIAVVVVVVLVAGAQAPHPPGPGTVIVASDLSRATDAAARGITGTPAQSAAEYLSDQPTAYWLTPEATPPGEVEERVAHLAREAREQSARVAVVVYGLPGRDCGGHSAGGLGEEAYAEWVTEIGAALRQAADVSPIVVLEPDSLALAPECGNVDERVRQLRAAVDALSGERTWIYLDAGHSRWLPVDEVAELISAVAGGGDVRGFATNVSNYNETSDEVAYAHELAARLDGLHALIDTSRNGAGSDGEWCNPPEALVGEPGGTIGDDVVDTNLWIKPPGESDGTCNGGPAAGTWWPQAAVELTRDVRPD; from the coding sequence GTGGCCACCTCCCGTCGCAGGATCGCCGTGTGGGCGGCGATCGGGGCGATCGTCGCCGCCGCGATCGCCGTGGTCGTCGTCGTCGTCCTCGTCGCCGGCGCGCAGGCGCCCCATCCGCCGGGACCGGGCACGGTGATCGTGGCATCGGATCTGTCGCGGGCGACGGATGCCGCAGCCCGAGGCATCACCGGAACCCCCGCGCAGTCGGCGGCGGAGTATCTGAGCGACCAGCCGACAGCGTATTGGCTGACCCCCGAGGCCACGCCGCCGGGCGAGGTGGAGGAGCGCGTGGCGCATCTGGCGCGCGAGGCGCGCGAGCAGTCCGCGCGGGTGGCGGTCGTGGTGTACGGACTTCCCGGCCGCGACTGCGGCGGCCACTCGGCGGGAGGCCTCGGCGAGGAGGCGTATGCCGAGTGGGTGACCGAGATCGGCGCCGCGCTGCGCCAGGCGGCCGACGTGTCGCCGATCGTCGTGCTCGAACCCGACAGCCTCGCGCTCGCCCCGGAGTGCGGCAACGTCGACGAGCGCGTGCGCCAGCTGCGCGCCGCCGTCGACGCGCTGAGCGGGGAGCGCACCTGGATCTACCTGGACGCCGGGCACTCGCGGTGGCTGCCCGTCGACGAGGTCGCCGAGCTGATCTCGGCCGTGGCGGGAGGCGGCGACGTGCGGGGCTTCGCCACCAACGTCTCGAACTACAACGAGACCTCGGACGAGGTCGCGTACGCTCATGAGCTCGCCGCGCGGCTGGACGGGCTCCACGCCCTGATCGACACGTCACGCAACGGCGCCGGCTCGGACGGCGAGTGGTGCAACCCGCCCGAGGCGCTCGTGGGCGAGCCGGGCGGCACGATCGGCGACGACGTCGTCGACACGAACCTCTGGATCAAGCCGCCGGGCGAGAGCGACGGCACCTGCAACGGCGGCCCGGCGGCGGGGACGTGGTGGCCGCAGGCGGCCGTCGAGCTGACGCGGGACGTGCGGCCGGATTGA
- a CDS encoding sensor histidine kinase yields the protein MATGAVRPTFAVGSPDARTRSIWLTQLVLAASVLITTVLVMVVEPDIFGRWNFLIGTLAVVVVTLATLALPWPGLPAAAVLAIPFADAIAIGLMSTDTQLRIGFLWGIPVMWVAMHFRATALAALLVMIGLILLIDSALTSGTIAALRVFVVLLSLTFIGITAHLALRRTRSLRRLLRRQANRLTATFTRRSDQERRTMEILNGIDTGIARLSEEGALLAVNHAYSRLYGLDPLDPTLPARSVEYTGLRGMPVPSSERPFTRAARGETFTDASVWLFTAEGEWRALSVTAKRLPARGDEESSILLLVHDVTALTYAQRERERFTAMASHELKHPLTVMIGNAELALELDELTPRTRERFETIIRASERMLTMTEGLVSTSRRGFSGRDEVDDIDLRQIAHDSVASFRSTAAAGGVTIELSADRTMPITADGFRLRQVVDNIVSNAIKYTPQDGRVSVVGTLERDTVVLTVADTGIGIDGDDLPLILTPYYRTAAAKEKSGGTGLGLGISNDIVKAHGGTLSIDSEAGVGTTVTVRFPVADGHAEGARTRSGIEDAHD from the coding sequence ATGGCTACCGGGGCGGTTCGACCCACGTTCGCCGTCGGGTCCCCCGACGCGCGCACTCGGTCGATCTGGCTCACGCAGCTGGTGCTCGCCGCCAGTGTGCTCATCACCACGGTGCTCGTGATGGTGGTGGAGCCCGACATCTTCGGCCGCTGGAACTTCCTCATCGGCACGCTGGCGGTCGTCGTGGTGACCCTCGCCACCCTCGCCCTGCCGTGGCCCGGCCTGCCCGCGGCGGCGGTGCTGGCGATCCCCTTCGCCGACGCGATCGCGATCGGCCTGATGTCCACCGACACCCAGCTGCGCATCGGGTTCCTATGGGGCATCCCCGTGATGTGGGTGGCCATGCACTTCCGGGCCACCGCCCTCGCCGCGCTGCTCGTGATGATCGGGCTCATCCTGCTCATCGACTCGGCCCTCACGTCGGGCACCATCGCCGCCCTCCGCGTGTTCGTCGTGCTGCTGTCGCTGACCTTCATCGGCATCACGGCGCACCTCGCGCTGCGCCGGACGCGCTCGCTGCGACGACTCCTGCGGCGTCAGGCGAACCGACTCACGGCCACCTTCACGCGCCGCTCCGATCAGGAACGGCGGACCATGGAGATCCTCAACGGCATCGACACGGGCATCGCGCGCCTCTCGGAGGAGGGCGCGCTCCTCGCCGTGAACCATGCGTACTCCCGCCTCTACGGGCTGGACCCGCTCGACCCGACGCTGCCCGCGCGGTCGGTCGAGTACACCGGACTGCGCGGCATGCCGGTGCCTTCGAGCGAACGGCCCTTCACGCGCGCCGCGCGCGGCGAGACGTTCACGGATGCCTCGGTGTGGCTGTTCACGGCAGAAGGCGAGTGGCGGGCGCTGTCGGTCACCGCGAAGCGCCTCCCGGCGCGAGGCGACGAGGAGTCCAGCATCCTCCTCCTCGTGCACGACGTGACGGCCCTGACCTACGCCCAGCGCGAGCGGGAGCGGTTCACGGCGATGGCGTCGCACGAGCTGAAGCACCCGCTCACGGTCATGATCGGCAACGCCGAGCTGGCGCTCGAGCTCGACGAGCTGACGCCCCGCACCCGCGAGCGCTTCGAGACGATCATCCGCGCGAGCGAGCGCATGCTCACCATGACCGAGGGTCTGGTGTCGACCTCGCGCCGAGGCTTCTCCGGACGAGACGAGGTCGACGACATCGACCTGCGTCAGATCGCCCACGATTCGGTCGCCTCGTTCCGTTCCACGGCGGCGGCCGGCGGCGTCACGATCGAGCTGAGCGCCGACCGGACGATGCCCATCACCGCCGACGGCTTCCGGCTGCGTCAGGTCGTCGACAACATCGTGAGCAACGCGATCAAGTACACGCCGCAGGACGGCAGGGTGAGCGTCGTCGGCACGCTCGAGCGCGACACGGTGGTCCTCACCGTCGCCGACACCGGCATCGGGATCGACGGCGACGACCTGCCCCTCATCCTCACGCCGTACTACCGCACCGCTGCGGCGAAGGAGAAGAGCGGCGGCACCGGCCTCGGCCTCGGCATCAGCAACGACATCGTGAAGGCGCACGGCGGCACGCTGTCGATCGACAGCGAGGCCGGCGTCGGCACCACCGTCACCGTGAGGTTCCCCGTGGCCGACGGCCACGCGGAGGGTGCACGCACGCGCTCCGGGATCGAGGACGCCCATGACTGA
- a CDS encoding GGDEF domain-containing protein, whose product MTDLLAGSVVELGIAQAVIATIATMLAIGIAFLVRPGLPTLYWSFAFTLAMLATFGVVAGGVNEMETVRRASLGALMGAPAFLWSGFRAAWGLRPHVWAGALLAAASALALATAPDMAWFTVTYRWVFFAASVFAGLFVVDWARSASRRNDRLVLPLAIVSIAFFVTGTATLVSGLFFPPSGGDDFVLVRLVSSAGMLVYVACALLAVVGTAAHDSGLGRRATVSTAWQQFERTAADRLLRAAGTSEPWSIVYLQLDDALDIRQTAGAPAFANLSERLEQEARAVFPAGSEVGSPGAGSVVVLVPRQDAAVRDLLRTLLERVTRLDVDGALPIRPTASAGWAPASVLGYDLDALVYTGREAARFASEKGGDRWERVGATTVERLISRSELQ is encoded by the coding sequence ATGACTGACCTCCTGGCCGGCTCGGTCGTCGAGCTGGGGATCGCACAGGCCGTCATCGCGACGATCGCGACGATGCTCGCCATCGGCATCGCGTTCCTGGTCAGGCCGGGGCTGCCGACCCTGTACTGGAGCTTCGCGTTCACGTTGGCGATGCTCGCGACGTTCGGCGTGGTCGCGGGCGGGGTGAACGAGATGGAGACGGTCCGGCGCGCGTCGCTCGGCGCACTGATGGGCGCTCCCGCGTTCCTGTGGTCGGGCTTCCGCGCCGCGTGGGGGCTGCGTCCGCACGTCTGGGCGGGTGCGCTCCTGGCCGCCGCGTCGGCGCTCGCGCTGGCGACCGCGCCCGACATGGCGTGGTTCACCGTGACCTACCGCTGGGTCTTCTTCGCGGCATCCGTCTTCGCCGGCCTGTTCGTGGTGGACTGGGCGCGGTCGGCCTCACGACGGAACGACCGGCTCGTGCTGCCGCTGGCGATCGTGTCGATCGCGTTCTTCGTCACCGGCACGGCCACCCTCGTCTCGGGTCTGTTCTTCCCCCCGTCCGGCGGTGACGACTTCGTGCTCGTGCGACTGGTCTCGTCGGCCGGGATGCTGGTGTACGTGGCGTGCGCGCTGCTCGCGGTGGTCGGCACCGCGGCGCACGACAGCGGCCTGGGCCGCAGGGCGACCGTCTCCACCGCCTGGCAGCAGTTCGAGCGCACGGCCGCCGACCGCCTGCTGCGGGCAGCGGGCACCAGCGAGCCGTGGTCGATCGTCTACCTGCAACTCGACGACGCCCTCGACATCCGCCAGACGGCCGGCGCCCCGGCCTTCGCGAACCTCTCGGAGAGGCTCGAGCAGGAGGCGCGAGCGGTCTTCCCGGCCGGGTCCGAGGTCGGCTCGCCGGGGGCCGGTTCGGTGGTGGTGCTGGTGCCGCGACAGGACGCGGCCGTCCGCGATCTGCTGCGCACCCTCCTCGAACGCGTGACGCGCCTCGACGTGGACGGCGCCCTGCCGATCCGGCCGACGGCCAGCGCCGGCTGGGCGCCGGCCTCGGTGCTCGGCTACGACCTGGACGCACTGGTCTACACGGGCCGTGAGGCGGCGCGCTTCGCGAGTGAGAAGGGCGGCGACCGGTGGGAGCGCGTGGGCGCCACCACCGTCGAACGCCTGATCAGCCGGTCAGAGCTACAGTGA